One Bufo gargarizans isolate SCDJY-AF-19 chromosome 3, ASM1485885v1, whole genome shotgun sequence DNA segment encodes these proteins:
- the LOC122933415 gene encoding uncharacterized protein LOC122933415 isoform X1, with the protein MLLTGNEEVWRTVFNSFVREKHWLDTKAPKIRCNDTSCTGKLVYYNVTKSNIMCKFVVLPMLMGPEGNQHFWVPTFYGQVIDSNNSTHDLTFCDDTLEGKICKLQSAVYEPCLLQNTVNKCEWTIMPTSYRWMVEVAPQVICVVTDRQVVPKMRVPFAGCIHNITVIQWENETFMLNPDNELSTKVLWQDTALEVPNWDLNLTRLKAITNLNRSITGHKLFTMVVSDKIVKVGSAIADATSHHWWDIFMGYSPSARTTMDWVVYPLLVVMIVVIVLSIWNCYVAYGICCKKRKMIMVSYTNGQH; encoded by the coding sequence ATGTTGTTGACGGGGAATGAGGAAGTTTGGAGGACCGTGTTTAACTCTTTTGTAAGGGAAAAACACTGGCTGGACACCAAAGCGCCTAAAATAAGGTGTAATGATACGTCCTGCACCGGTAAATTGGTCTACTACAATGTGACTAAAAGTAATATAATGTGTAAGTTTGTAGTATTACCAATGTTAATGGGCCCAGAAGGTAATCAACATTTTTGGGTACCTACATTTTATGGACAAGTAATTGATAGCAATAATAGCACACATGATTTAACTTTCTGTGATGACACTCTTGAAGGTAAAATCTGTAAGTTACAGTCTGCTGTATATGAGCCTTGCTTGTTACAGAACACTGTAAATAAATGCGAGTGGACCATAATGCCTACGTCATACCGATGGATGGTTGAAGTAGCACCCCAGGTGATATGCGTAGTGACAGATCGTCAGGTGGTCCCTAAAATGAGGGTGCCTTTTGCAGGATGCATACACAACATCACGGTTATTCAATGGGAAAATGAAACTTTTATGTTAAATCCAGATAATGAGCTAAGCACCAAGGTGTTATGGCAAGACACGGCTTTAGAAGTCCCTAATTGGGATCTAAATTTGACTAGACTGAAAGCAATTACAAATTTGAACAGGAGTATCACGGGACACAAGCTCTTTACTATGGTAGTGTCTGATAAAATAGTAAAAGTAGGATCCGCCATAGCGGACGCTACATCCCATCATTGGTGGGACATATTCATGGGGTATTCCCCATCAGCCAGGACTACCATGGATTGGGTGGTTTACCCCTTGTTGGTAGTCATGATAGTAGTAATTGTACTATCTATTTGGAATTGTTATGTAGCCTACGGTATATGTTGTAAAAAACGAAAAATGATAATGGTTTCCTATACCAACGGTCAGCATTAA
- the LOC122933415 gene encoding deoxyuridine 5'-triphosphate nucleotidohydrolase, mitochondrial-like isoform X2 — MIKQVIQTDNGSHFTGKEIKQFALENNIEWVYHMPYYPQAAGLIERMNGLLKGALKKMTSDGKYGQWRDNLSSALQSLNNRPLTESTTPLMRMLTPSLTIGKLTIEFIEYWTINEEAQVPFRGTSKSAGLDLHSLEVTVVNPGVTKIIPTGIGVKIPSGHYGQLATRSSYALKSLIVVGGVIDEDYQGEVKVVLINLGKMDAIISKRDRVAQLLLIPIYIAQIKETTAPKELTMRGQKGFGSTNEISVGAKIWIQDVNGPPSPAEVIAVGKDRALLVMRPGVEKWEYIPQEKCYLRE; from the coding sequence ATGATCAAGCAGGTCATACAAACAGATAATGGGTCTCATTTTACAGGGAAGGAAATAAAACAGTTTGCTTTAGAAAACAACATTGAATGGGTATATCACATGCCCTATTACCCACAGGCTGCTGGTCTCATTGAGCGAATGAATGGGTTGCTCAAAGGAGCATTGAAAAAAATGACCTCAGATGGTAAATACGGGCAATGGAGAGATAATCTTTCCTCGGCCCTTCAGTCGCTCAATAATAGACCACTAACAGAATCCACTACCCCTTTAATGAGAATGTTGACGCCAAGTCTTACTATAGGTAAATTAACTATAGAATTTATTGAATATTGGACAATTAATGAAGAAGCTCAGGTCCCTTTTAGGGGAACATCAAAATCTGCAGGGTTGGACCTGCACTCACTGGAGGTGACGGTAGTAAATCCAGGAGTCACTAAGATAATTCCTACTGGAATCGGGGTAAAAATTCCCTCAGGACATTATGGACAGTTGGCCACTAGATCCAGTTATGCTCTAAAAAGTTTAATAGTGGTTGGAGGGGTAATTGATGAAGACTACCAAGGAGAAGTCAAAGTTGTACTCATAAATCTGGGTAAAATGGATGCTATAATATCAAAAAGAGATAGGGTGGCACAATTGCTATTAATCCCAATATATATAGCACAGATAAAAGAAACAACAGCCCCCAAGGAACTAACTATGAGGGGACAGAAAGGATTTGGATCCACTAATGAAATTAGTGTAGGTGCTAAAATTTGGATTCAAGATGTAAACGGACCTCCGTCACCTGCTGAAGTAATAGCGGTTGGCAAGGACCGTGCTCTACTCGTGATGAGGCCTGGAGTAGAGAAGTGGGAATATATCCCACAGGAAAAATGCTACTTAAGGGAATAA